A stretch of DNA from Cottoperca gobio chromosome 18, fCotGob3.1, whole genome shotgun sequence:
tgaaaacttcaacaaactcgacgagacatgacactatgaatattctgttctgtttctgcAGTATCAAGTCATCCTTTCAGTTACGGACATTTGACCCAGAAGGTGTCATTTTCTACGGAGACACCAAAAACGGGGAGGActggtttgttttgtctctgaaaGACGGCATCCCCCTGATGCAGATCAGCAAAAATGGCATCCTCGTCAGTGTGGCAGGCGGCCCCCAGCTCAATGACGGAAAATGGCACACAGTAAGTTTCCAGTGTAGTTAGACTTTTTTTATGAATCAAGTgacaaggtaaatttccccagaatgttctaaaaatagacatcagaataataatcatacaGTATACTGGACATAGTGACCATGTGCTGTAAAGCTATAACTGTTAGTCTGAATGCTTCTTGTGCTCCTGGTGCCACCAAGCTGGAGGTGAGCAACCAAGAGCAGTTTGTGATTCTAGAGGTGGACGGCTCCAATAGGCTGGTGGTGGGCACGGGCATGCTGTCCAAACAGGAGGTCCTTTCAGGTGAACTCCGACTGGCCGTTGGAGGGATCCTGATCAACAAGGAAAAGATGATTGTTCAGGTATAGTGTGTTCATTTGAGTTATTTTGGAATTATTTGGTTAATTGTCATCAACCTGTAACACCTAGCGCATAATTCTACTTCATATAATGCGTTCCTACATTTCCTTAAATgactttcaacaacaacaaccagaaAATGATCATACACTTGTCATGaagttgaaaaataaaagctaGTTAGTGGACCATGATTTGggattattttgtaaaacacacATGCCGGGTGTTTAAAATCAATTAACTCTTACACTGAAAAATAACCATAAACAATCATCATTATGGATAATTTCTGACCCAATCACATGTTCCTGCTCGTCAGCTTGCCGTTTGTTTTGCAGTTCACTCCCCTAAATGCATTGTTGCGTTCTTTGCCGTAGTTTGAGCCTCAGATGGACGGCTGTGTGCGGGAAGGCAGCTGGTTAAACCTCACCATCCCCTgggaggtggaggcagaggagCTCTGGCCCTGCTATCAACACGTCCAACCTGGCAGTTACTTTCCTGGCACTGGATTTGCCATTTTCAACACCTCAGGTGGAAACATTTGGCTCGATTATACAAGACTTGCGCAACACTCCTTCATATAATAACAAGATTTCCAACAGGCCTGGATAATGCATTCTTGCAAGGCATGGCATCTGTAGTAGCAATATGCTTTTAATCTGTATTCAGATACTATTCATTTTATGAGGTATTCTTTTGTCCTCTGCAGTTTTCCCCATTGAGGCAGATCATGGGTTCAAGACTGAATTGTGGGGAGATTTCAGTAAGATGCATGGGACCATTTTGAGCATCAAGGCTCCTGGGCAAGAGCTGATGTTCACTTTAGTGGCCAATAATAACACTCAGGTAAGAACATAAATCTGAGTCAAACTGAATTTGCAACTCATTCCTAGCAAACTGCTCATGGGTAAGGGAAGGGAAGCTTCCTAGTTTACACGAACATGTGCATCATGTAATCCACatcagacatacacacatgcagacacacacagtttggaGACCACTATGAATGTATCCACAGACTTATCTTAAGTtacttcttctgtcttttttttattgaatttgcaGGAGGTCACACTCACTTTCGGTGGAGAAAAAATCAGTATGAGAGACACTTTCAAGAGACTGGTGATAACCTTTCAGACAGATTTACTGCAAGCACTTCAAGATGAAGATCAATCAAAGACATTATCTATCAGTCCACTGAGCCACCCCGGTTATTTGACCACATGGAGAGAAGGTCGTCTCGCCGTTGGAGGTCTTTTAGGTGAGATTTAACAGCGATGAAATTTCAATCTTAAATAATTTCTGAACAGCTGTCTTTACGTCTTTAAATTCAAGGTCCTATATTCAGAAAGAGGAATTTGATTGGCAGACAGggtttaaagaaaataaacacacaataaaacatttataacaaaataaataacattgaaACCAGTTTGGAGTGCAATACAAGGTCACTTGTGTTTTCTACTTCCACTTTTCAGGTGAGGGTGAGGACGTCGTCGGCTCTGAGTTCTTGACAGGCTGTCTGGAGAAGATCCAGGTTCAGGGGAGGgatttggatttggatttagCTGTCAAACAACCATCAATCTCCTCTCATAGCTGCCCTGCATAGAGCAT
This window harbors:
- the LOC115023861 gene encoding sex hormone-binding globulin-like: MHRRMAIFWKAMADGLLLTLSITLLGWGVEGQGNGRGKKEVSGGATVYLGQDRDIWRPLIHTTVNFSEIRSIKSSFQLRTFDPEGVIFYGDTKNGEDWFVLSLKDGIPLMQISKNGILVSVAGGPQLNDGKWHTLEVSNQEQFVILEVDGSNRLVVGTGMLSKQEVLSGELRLAVGGILINKEKMIVQFEPQMDGCVREGSWLNLTIPWEVEAEELWPCYQHVQPGSYFPGTGFAIFNTSVFPIEADHGFKTELWGDFSKMHGTILSIKAPGQELMFTLVANNNTQEVTLTFGGEKISMRDTFKRLVITFQTDLLQALQDEDQSKTLSISPLSHPGYLTTWREGRLAVGGLLGEGEDVVGSEFLTGCLEKIQVQGRDLDLDLAVKQPSISSHSCPA